CGGGTAGGTGCTGCCCCTGACGGAACTGGTGGAAGCGTCCCAGTAGGCCCCCGGGTCCTGGGCGATGAGGTCCTGGATGCCCTGTTTGGTGGGGCCCACCATGTTGCCGGGCTCCAACTGGAGGAAGTCCTGCACGGTGACGTCGGTGTTGTTGGCCCCGGTGCATCCGGCGATGTTGTCGCGGTAGGCGGAGCCGCCCGTGACGGGCTGGCCGGAACCCACGGGGGGCAGGTCCACGGGGCTGTACTGTCCCGGGGCGATGGTGGCATGGGGGGCGCCGGTCTTGAGCACGATCTGCGTGCCCACGTCGCCCGGGCCGTAGCCCTGCACGTTGATGGAGGCCATCTCGCAGGGCACTTGCGTGTCGAGCACGCCGTTGTGGTATTTGGCCTCGCCGCAGGTGTCGTTCCAGGTGAACTTGGTGGGCACGCTCCAGGGCTTGATGCAGCGCGACGTGGTGGAACAGAAGATTTCGGCCCGGGCCGTGGCCGACACGTCGGAGGCGTTGAGGCCCAGCACCGGCCCCAGGAAGAGGCGCACGGGGTTGCCGCGCGCGGCGGTGAACCCGGCCGTGACCTCCACCCAGCCCGGGATGTTGAGGTTTACGGAGACGTCTCCCTGCGTGAGGGCCAGGGCGGGGTTGTCGCGGGCGTCGATGTTGGCCCGCCCGAAGGTGACGGCCTCGGCCCGGATGCGCGCCAGGTCCTGGCCGTAGGAGACGAGCCCGGCGGCGCCGGCCAGGGCGGCGGCGTCCACGGCGGTCTGGAGCTGGCTGCGTTTCCAGCGCAGGTAGCCGTAGTCCACCGCGAAGGCCCCCATGCCGCAGACGGCCACGAGAAGCAGGGCCGCCAGCACCGAGACGGAACCGCGTTCGCCGCGCGAGGGTGTGGCGTTGTCCATGTCGGACTCCTGGTTGTCAGCGCCTGCGGGCGGTTGCCTGGGCCGTGAGCTCCACGAAGCCAGGTATGGCCGCGCCCCAGGGGATGATGGGCAGGCCGCGCAAGTCGAAGGTCGCGTCCACGCGGATGGCCGTTCCGGGGGGCAGCTGCTGGAAGTTGGCCGTGACGGCCACGCCCAGGCGGCCGGAGTCCTGTCCGGCCTGTTGGACGTAGGCGCGCATGAGGGGCTCCGGGGCCTGGCCGTCGGAGGCCGCCAGCGCGCCCACTTCGCAGGCCTGGGCCACCACCTGGCGGATCTGGAACATCTGGCTGAAGTCCAGGATGGCGATCACCAGGGGGATCAGCACCAGAGAGCCGATGAGGGCGAACTCGACGGCCGCCACGCCGGATTGGTCGCGATGAGCGTTCATGGCTGGTGCACCATCATGGAGGTGATGGAGATGGAGTCCACGGCGGCGAAGGCCGGGACCAGCCCCCCCAGCCCGAAAAAGGCGTAGGGCAGGTCCACGCGCACCGTGACGGGCTGGTTGGCCTGCCTGGCCGAGACGGTCACCCCGGCGGCCTGGCTCACGCCGCCCTCCACGAGGATGCGCCGCGCCCTTGCGGCCACCTCGGCGTCGGTGGGGCCGTTGAGGATGGCCAGGCGCGCGCCCTCGGCGGCGGCCGCGGCGACGACGTGGCGGGTCCAGTAGTAGCGCCCGGCCTCCACGCCCCCCACCAGCAGGAGCAGCAGTGGCAGCAGGATCAGCGCCATCTCGACGCTGGTGGAGCCGGAATCCCGGCCTGGGGTGGTGTGTAGTTTGACGGTCACGGCGTCTTCCTCGAACGGGAGCCTTCCCGTTCATATGCCGGATTAAAGCAATAATTGGGCCTTTGTTTATTATGTATACTGATGGTTCGGCGGATGTACAGCCCCCCGACAGAGGATGAGGTTTCTCGGGAAACCGCGCCTTCCGAAAGAGGTATGCTTCTTGCTTTTTATGCGTTCCCCGGGCGTCTTCGCGGTGGCCGGGAGGTGCGCCGGGAGGTGCGCCGGGGAGGCGATTCATTATTTGTGGAGGAATTCGTCGCGCGGCCGCCCTGGGCGATTGTACGCAGGGGGGAAAGGGGATAACGTCGGATGTGCCCCTGGTCCGCGAGGCACGGGGGGGTCCGGCAAATCGGCCGAACGGCCGGGGGAGGACGGATGGAACGCATCGTGAGCACGGGCCGGCCAGCGGCCGGGGCCCGGGGGTACGACGAGGGCCAGGCCGCCTGGCTGGCCGCCCGCCTGGGGCCGGAGACGATGGCCCACCCGCGGGGCAGGCTGCTCCACGCCTTCTGCCTGGAGCGGGGGCTGGCCCCGGTCGGCGTCGAAGCCGCTCCCGTCGCGTCCCCCGCGCCGGTCCCGGAGTCCGGGGAGAAGCCCCTGTCCCTGGACGCGGTGCTCGAGCGCGACACCAAGCTTTTCTCCCTGCCCGAGATCTACGCCCGCCTGGACGCCCTGCTCAAGGACCCCAACGCCACGGCCGCCGACGCAACGGACCTCATCTCCAGCGACCCGGCCCTCTCCGCCACCCTGCTCAGGCTGGTGAACAGCGCCTTCATGGGCCGCGCCCTGGGCCCCATGGGCCAGCGCCTGGGCAACAAGGTGGAGAGCCTGGAGCGCGCGGTGCTCATCACCGGCACGTCGCAGCTGGCCAGCCTGGCCCTGGGGCTCTCGGTGGCCCCGGCCTTCAAGGGCATCAGCCCCCAGGCCATGGACATGCGCCGTTTCTGGGAGCACAGCGTCTCCTGCGCCATCCTCACCCGGGGCATGGCCCAGGCCACCGGCTGGGCCGACCCCGAGCAATGCTTCGTCTGCGGCCTGCTCCACGACATCGGGAAGCTCGTGATGTTCCGCCACCTTCCCGCCGCCAGCGCCCGCTGCCTGGCCCGCGCGCGCGCCCCCGGCACGGACCTGACCGCCATCGAACGCGAGGAGGTCGGGTTCGACCACGCCCTCCTGGGCGGCAGGCTCCTGGCCAAGTGGCGGCTCCCCGAAACCATCGAGCGCGCCGTCACCGCCCACCACGCCCCCGAGCCCTCCGACAAGGCCGCCATGCTGGTGAACGCCGCCGACCTGATGGCCCAGCTCCTGGCCCCGGCCGACCGGCAGGACATGCCCCTGCCGCGTTTCAATCCCGCCGTCTGGGAGGCCCTGGAACCGGACTTTTCCGACCTGGAAAGCCTGGCCCAGGACCACGCCGAGCAGTTCGAAGGCGTGATCGCCTGCTTTTTCTCCGCATGAGCGAACGCATCCTGGTCATCGAGGACGACCCTTCCCTGGGGGCCATGATCCAGGACGCCCTGGACGTGAAGGGGCTCTCTTCGCGCCTGGCGGGATCGGCCGAGGAGGGGCTGGAGCTCCTGGGCTCCGGGAGCTACGAGCTGGTGCTCACCGACGTGATGCTCCCCGGCATGTCCGGCGTGGAGGCCATCCCGCGCATCCTGGCGGCCCAGCCCGGCGTGGACGTGATCGTCATGACCGGCCAGTCCACCCGCGAGGTGGCCCTGGAGGCCATCCGGCACGGCGCGTACGACTACTTCTCCAAGCCCTTCAGCCTGGCCGAGCTGGAGACCGTGATCCGCCGCGCCCTGGAGCGCCGCGCCCTGCGCGACGAATCGCGCGCGCTGCGCCGCAGGCTGCGCGACACCCCGGACGACCACGGCCTGGTGGGCCAGAGCGAACCCATGCTCCGGCTCAAGGAGCTGGTGGCCAAGGTGGCGGCCCTGGACGTGACGGTGCTCGTCACCGGCGAATCCGGCACGGGCAAGGAGGTGGTCGCCGACGCCATCCACGCCCTCTCGCCCCGGGCCTCCGGGCCGTTCGTGAAGGTGAACTGCGCGGCCATCCCGGAAAACCTCCTGGAGAGCGAACTCTTCGGGCACGAGAAGGGGGCCTTCACCGGGGCGCTCACGGCGCGCAAGGGCAAGTTCGAACTGGCGGCCAAGGGCTCGCTGCTGCTGGACGAACTGGGCGACATGCCCCTTTTCCTGCAGCCCAAGCTGCTGCGCGCCGTGGAATCCAAGATGATCGAGCGCCTGGGCGCGCCCGCGCCCATGCCGGTGGACGTGCGCATCATCGCCGCCACACACCAGGACCTGCCCCGCCTGGTGGAGGAGCGCGCCTTCCGCGCCGACCTCTTCTACCGCCTGAGCATCGCCCAGATTCGCATACCGCCCCTGCGCGACCGCCGCGAGGACATCCCCCTGCTGGCCGAGCACTTCATCCGCCGCCTCCACGCCCGCACGGGCTGCGCCCTTGAAGGGCTCTCCCGCGACGGGGCCGAGGCCCTCATGGCCCAGCCCTGGCCGGGCAACGTGCGCCAGCTGGCCAACGCCATCGAGCGCGCGGCCATCACCGCGCCCGGGCCGCTCTTCACCGCGCGCGACTGCCTCCAGGCCCTGGGGCAGGCCCCGGCGGCCACCGCCCAGCCGCCCGCGCTGCGCCCGGGCATGAACCTGCGCCAGACCCTGGAGGACGTGGAGCGCGGCCTCATCCTGGAGGCCCTGCGCCAGGCCGGGGGGGTGCAGAAGGAGGCCGCGCGCCTGCTGGGGCTTTCGCCCACCAACCTCTGGAACAAGCTCCAGAAGCACGGCATCCCGGGCCACGGTGGCGGGGCCTGAGAGCGTTCCGCCTCTTCACATCCCCAGCCGTCCGGCGGCGTCCTCCCGCAGGGTCCAGCCCATGCGCTTCAGGCGCTGCTTCGTGCCCGGGCTGGCCTTGCCCGTGAGCCACAACTCCACCCCCGAGGCGGGCAGGGCGCGCGCCGCCCGGTCCAGGGCGTCCAGGTTGGACGCGGCGGCGGCGGTGTATGCCAGGTAGTCCAGCGGGAAGGCCAGCACGAGCCTGCCGTCGGGGCGCAGCGCGCCCACGAAGCGCCCCACGGGGACGAAGCGCGCCAGCGCGCCCGCCTCGCGCGCGTAGCCCGCGTACATCTCGGCCATGCGCTGGCGGAAGAGGCACACGTCCTGGTCGGAGGTCTCGGCCACGAACTCCACGAACTCGGCCTTGTCGGCGGTGCCCGCCATGGAGGTGAGGGCCCGGGTGAGCACGGTCTGCTGGGTGGGGGTGAACTCGGGGTTGTTCACGAAGAGCCGGGCCAGGTCCTTGGGCACTCCCGCCTGGATGAGCGCCTCGCGGTTCTGGCGGCGCAGGTCGCCCGGCGGAACGGTGAGGTCCACGCCCTGCATGAGCGCCGTGGTGCTCACGCCCGAGACGGCAATGCCCACGCCGCCGGGAATCAGGGCCTGCAGGGCCGTTCCGGTGAGGCTCCCGGCGTAGCCCGCCTCGGAGAGGGCGTCGAGCTTCTGCTGGAGCACGGGGTTGGTGGAGTAGGGGTCCACCCCGAACCGGAGGGCGTAGTCGCGCTTGGTCTTGGAGAAGCCCACCAGCCCGGCGGCGCGGCTGTCCTCCCACTTGCTGGGGGAGCTTTCCGCCAGGTTCTCCTGGGCGCGCACGAAGAGCTTGCCCACGCCCGAGAGCGCCCCGCCCAGCGTTTGCAGGGGGTCGGTGACCAGGTCCACCGCGCCCTGGAGTGT
This region of Fundidesulfovibrio magnetotacticus genomic DNA includes:
- a CDS encoding pilus assembly protein TadG-related protein, producing the protein MDNATPSRGERGSVSVLAALLLVAVCGMGAFAVDYGYLRWKRSQLQTAVDAAALAGAAGLVSYGQDLARIRAEAVTFGRANIDARDNPALALTQGDVSVNLNIPGWVEVTAGFTAARGNPVRLFLGPVLGLNASDVSATARAEIFCSTTSRCIKPWSVPTKFTWNDTCGEAKYHNGVLDTQVPCEMASINVQGYGPGDVGTQIVLKTGAPHATIAPGQYSPVDLPPVGSGQPVTGGSAYRDNIAGCTGANNTDVTVQDFLQLEPGNMVGPTKQGIQDLIAQDPGAYWDASTSSVRGSTYPDSMASPRVGIITFFDPRDPPTSGRNTIVVYQLGAVFVEGINGAGDVTGRFVNATAVSPVRGAGGNCGTLWGISLTRDSTR
- a CDS encoding TadE/TadG family type IV pilus assembly protein encodes the protein MNAHRDQSGVAAVEFALIGSLVLIPLVIAILDFSQMFQIRQVVAQACEVGALAASDGQAPEPLMRAYVQQAGQDSGRLGVAVTANFQQLPPGTAIRVDATFDLRGLPIIPWGAAIPGFVELTAQATARRR
- a CDS encoding TadE/TadG family type IV pilus assembly protein — encoded protein: MTVKLHTTPGRDSGSTSVEMALILLPLLLLLVGGVEAGRYYWTRHVVAAAAAEGARLAILNGPTDAEVAARARRILVEGGVSQAAGVTVSARQANQPVTVRVDLPYAFFGLGGLVPAFAAVDSISITSMMVHQP
- a CDS encoding HDOD domain-containing protein, with product MERIVSTGRPAAGARGYDEGQAAWLAARLGPETMAHPRGRLLHAFCLERGLAPVGVEAAPVASPAPVPESGEKPLSLDAVLERDTKLFSLPEIYARLDALLKDPNATAADATDLISSDPALSATLLRLVNSAFMGRALGPMGQRLGNKVESLERAVLITGTSQLASLALGLSVAPAFKGISPQAMDMRRFWEHSVSCAILTRGMAQATGWADPEQCFVCGLLHDIGKLVMFRHLPAASARCLARARAPGTDLTAIEREEVGFDHALLGGRLLAKWRLPETIERAVTAHHAPEPSDKAAMLVNAADLMAQLLAPADRQDMPLPRFNPAVWEALEPDFSDLESLAQDHAEQFEGVIACFFSA
- a CDS encoding sigma-54-dependent transcriptional regulator; the protein is MSERILVIEDDPSLGAMIQDALDVKGLSSRLAGSAEEGLELLGSGSYELVLTDVMLPGMSGVEAIPRILAAQPGVDVIVMTGQSTREVALEAIRHGAYDYFSKPFSLAELETVIRRALERRALRDESRALRRRLRDTPDDHGLVGQSEPMLRLKELVAKVAALDVTVLVTGESGTGKEVVADAIHALSPRASGPFVKVNCAAIPENLLESELFGHEKGAFTGALTARKGKFELAAKGSLLLDELGDMPLFLQPKLLRAVESKMIERLGAPAPMPVDVRIIAATHQDLPRLVEERAFRADLFYRLSIAQIRIPPLRDRREDIPLLAEHFIRRLHARTGCALEGLSRDGAEALMAQPWPGNVRQLANAIERAAITAPGPLFTARDCLQALGQAPAATAQPPALRPGMNLRQTLEDVERGLILEALRQAGGVQKEAARLLGLSPTNLWNKLQKHGIPGHGGGA